A genomic region of Alicyclobacillus sp. SO9 contains the following coding sequences:
- the mutS gene encoding DNA mismatch repair protein MutS, producing the protein MTPMMKQYMEIKEKHQDALLMFRLGDFYELFEEDAKTASKELEITLTGRAGGAQGRIPMCGVPFHSAAQYIARLNEKGYSVAICEQTEDPQQAKGLVKREVVRVITPGTALPDVGTGNRYMASLIVRNGLIGLSFLDVGTGEVYTDEFSEEKEAREQFASWQPVEILTYDSLDSEQQLPLLLQWSREHQIPVTIRSEARQQPAKMQQVVLSQYHVSTLLPLDLDKSPAAAEALGLALQYIRDTQKVDLAHLRQPARVRQQQAMHLDYTALANLEVLETVRTRKQNSSLYGLLHRTKTAMGSRLLRKWLERPLKDVKAIEARLDAVEVLVNDLFLRNHLQEALANVYDLERLAGRVAFGSANARDLLAVSRSLLQLPELTDVLSQRPEKLFSDLTSRMPDLTALAKEIEHTLVDEPPVSVRDGSLIRKGVNEELDALRELSGSGKTWLANLEQQERERTGIKSLKVGYNKVFGYYLEVSKANLHLVPDNYERRQTLSSAERYVLPELKEQEARILNAEDSSTALEYDLFTDLRNKVQCSLLQLQQAADVVAEIDILCAFASVSVEGGYTRPVLMEERGIEIRAGRHPVVEAQMRGQFVPNDVSLTSTRQMVLITGPNMAGKSTFMRQTALIVLMAHIGCFVPAESAQIGLVDRIFTRIGASDDLTAGQSTFMVEMVELAQVLRQGTNRSLVLLDEVGRGTSTYDGLCIAESVMETLSQPDSPLTLFATHYHELTETADTMNSVANASVLVQEEGDSISFLHTVVDRPADRSYGIQVAKLAGVPSHVIERAQDLLQKRENSASVLAARSATAVKETAVALNSVEPAATNSNSNFPASHTGMSQQGLLGLFPDTDLLDELAQIDVLKLTPIDAMNKLYEVVQRVKDVTGWDKSR; encoded by the coding sequence ATGACTCCAATGATGAAGCAGTATATGGAGATAAAGGAAAAGCATCAGGATGCACTGTTAATGTTTCGACTTGGTGATTTCTACGAGTTATTTGAAGAAGACGCCAAAACGGCGAGTAAGGAACTGGAAATCACGCTCACTGGGAGAGCAGGCGGCGCACAGGGACGTATTCCCATGTGCGGCGTCCCATTTCACAGTGCCGCACAGTACATCGCACGCTTGAACGAAAAAGGCTACTCTGTTGCCATCTGTGAACAAACAGAGGATCCACAACAAGCCAAGGGACTGGTTAAGCGGGAAGTGGTCCGTGTCATTACTCCTGGAACGGCATTGCCAGATGTCGGTACTGGAAATCGGTACATGGCATCACTGATTGTCCGCAACGGATTGATTGGTCTTTCATTTTTGGACGTTGGAACAGGAGAGGTCTATACTGACGAGTTTTCGGAGGAGAAAGAGGCAAGAGAACAGTTTGCTTCGTGGCAACCGGTAGAAATCCTCACTTATGACAGTCTTGACTCCGAGCAGCAGCTGCCGCTCTTGTTGCAGTGGAGCCGCGAACATCAAATTCCAGTCACAATCAGGTCCGAAGCTAGGCAGCAACCTGCGAAAATGCAGCAAGTGGTTCTCAGTCAATACCATGTATCTACTTTGTTGCCGTTGGACTTGGACAAGTCTCCTGCTGCTGCCGAAGCGTTGGGACTTGCTCTGCAATACATCCGGGATACTCAAAAGGTGGATTTGGCTCACTTACGACAACCTGCGCGGGTCCGTCAGCAGCAAGCAATGCATTTAGACTACACGGCTCTTGCCAATCTGGAAGTTTTGGAGACCGTTCGTACGCGAAAGCAGAACAGTTCACTGTACGGTTTACTTCACCGTACCAAGACTGCCATGGGAAGCAGGCTTTTGCGGAAGTGGCTGGAACGTCCTCTAAAGGATGTTAAAGCCATAGAGGCACGATTAGATGCAGTAGAGGTACTCGTGAATGACTTGTTTCTTCGAAACCATTTGCAAGAAGCGCTGGCAAACGTGTACGATCTCGAGCGCCTTGCTGGAAGAGTTGCCTTCGGCTCTGCCAATGCGCGAGATTTACTCGCGGTGTCGAGGTCGCTCCTGCAACTCCCTGAACTGACAGATGTACTTTCGCAACGCCCGGAAAAATTGTTTTCGGATTTGACTTCGCGGATGCCTGACCTGACAGCGCTTGCTAAGGAGATTGAACACACGCTTGTCGACGAACCGCCTGTGTCTGTACGTGACGGCAGCTTGATTCGAAAAGGTGTCAATGAAGAATTAGATGCATTGCGTGAATTGAGCGGATCGGGAAAAACGTGGCTTGCGAACCTTGAACAGCAGGAACGGGAAAGAACGGGTATCAAGTCTCTTAAAGTAGGTTACAACAAAGTGTTTGGCTATTACCTTGAGGTGTCAAAGGCGAATTTGCACTTGGTTCCAGACAACTATGAAAGGCGGCAGACTTTGTCGTCTGCAGAGCGCTATGTCTTACCAGAGTTGAAGGAACAGGAAGCCAGAATTCTCAATGCGGAAGACAGTTCTACTGCCTTGGAGTACGACTTGTTTACGGACCTGCGGAACAAGGTGCAATGTTCGTTGCTTCAATTGCAGCAGGCTGCCGATGTGGTAGCAGAGATTGACATCCTGTGTGCGTTCGCCTCAGTTTCTGTTGAAGGAGGATACACCCGTCCTGTTTTAATGGAAGAGAGAGGTATTGAGATTCGAGCAGGCCGTCATCCGGTTGTTGAAGCGCAGATGAGAGGGCAATTTGTTCCAAATGATGTGTCGTTGACCTCCACTCGTCAGATGGTTTTAATCACCGGACCGAACATGGCCGGAAAGAGCACGTTTATGCGTCAGACGGCATTGATTGTGCTGATGGCTCATATTGGGTGCTTTGTGCCGGCTGAGTCAGCGCAAATCGGGCTTGTCGACCGCATTTTCACGCGCATCGGTGCGTCCGATGATCTGACTGCCGGACAGAGTACATTTATGGTGGAAATGGTGGAGTTGGCGCAGGTTCTGCGTCAGGGAACGAATCGAAGTCTAGTGCTCCTCGATGAAGTTGGACGAGGAACGAGTACATACGACGGCTTGTGCATTGCAGAATCTGTGATGGAAACACTCTCACAACCGGATTCCCCCTTGACGCTGTTCGCAACCCATTACCATGAGTTGACGGAGACAGCCGATACCATGAATAGTGTTGCCAATGCCTCGGTCCTCGTTCAAGAAGAAGGGGATTCCATTTCCTTTTTACATACGGTGGTGGACCGTCCGGCAGACCGAAGTTACGGTATTCAGGTTGCCAAACTTGCCGGTGTACCCAGTCACGTCATTGAGAGAGCACAGGACCTGCTGCAGAAACGAGAAAACAGTGCTTCAGTGCTTGCGGCACGTTCTGCGACTGCGGTTAAGGAAACTGCAGTGGCTTTAAATAGCGTTGAGCCCGCTGCGACGAACTCGAATTCGAACTTCCCAGCTTCTCACACGGGGATGTCTCAGCAAGGGCTCTTGGGCCTGTTTCCAGATACTGATTTACTTGATGAACTGGCCCAGATTGATGTACTCAAATTGACCCCAATTGACGCGATGAACAAATTGTACGAAGTCGTACAGAGAGTGAAGGATGTGACTGGATGGGACAAATCCAGGTAA
- the miaB gene encoding tRNA (N6-isopentenyl adenosine(37)-C2)-methylthiotransferase MiaB, with translation MATENLIKKLREGRLQSGQGLTFGTHRPNPVNHIQYDADELTKDYQIGRKVDGSAYRFLIKTYGCQMNEHDTEMMSGLFLAMGYEHAESNEDADVILFNTCAVRENAEDKVFGEIGRLRPLKSRNPELMLGLCGCMAQEQSVQTMVREKFPWVDLVFGTHNIHRLPALVKEARDSQETVMEIWDKAASTVENIPKSRKENTRAWVNIQYGCNKFCTYCIVPYTRGAERSRLPEDIVAEVTELANEGFKEITLLGQNVNDYGVDLGSVTFAQLLKQVAELSGIERIRFTTSNPWNFTDELIETIALHDNIVEHIHLPMQSGNNQVLKRMNRTHTREYYLELVDKIRTKIPNVSLTTDIIVGFPGETEEQFQETLSLVNQVRFDNAFTFIYSPRENTPAAGFHDDVTMEEKKQRLQRLNDLQYGISRNINEKLSGEIVEVLVEGESKTNPDVMAGRTRTNKLVLVPGDKSLRGSLVQVKIVDPKTWTLMGELVTGLSPQEIKADRAETDPNRAETDPNREALA, from the coding sequence TTGGCGACAGAGAACTTGATTAAAAAGTTGCGCGAAGGACGTCTGCAGTCAGGTCAGGGACTCACATTTGGGACACATCGCCCGAATCCCGTAAACCATATACAGTACGATGCAGATGAGTTGACGAAAGACTACCAGATTGGAAGAAAGGTTGACGGTTCTGCATACCGTTTTCTCATAAAAACCTACGGCTGTCAGATGAACGAACACGATACAGAAATGATGTCTGGGTTGTTTTTGGCCATGGGTTATGAACATGCAGAGAGCAATGAGGATGCTGATGTCATTCTCTTCAACACCTGTGCAGTGCGGGAAAACGCGGAAGACAAGGTATTTGGCGAAATTGGGCGTCTGCGTCCGCTCAAATCCCGCAATCCTGAGCTCATGCTTGGTTTATGCGGGTGCATGGCACAGGAACAGAGTGTGCAGACCATGGTTCGGGAGAAGTTCCCGTGGGTCGATCTCGTTTTTGGAACGCACAATATTCACCGCCTCCCCGCTTTAGTCAAGGAAGCTCGAGATAGTCAGGAAACTGTAATGGAAATCTGGGATAAGGCTGCCTCAACGGTGGAGAACATTCCTAAGTCACGCAAGGAAAATACGCGCGCGTGGGTTAACATTCAGTACGGTTGCAACAAGTTCTGCACCTACTGTATTGTCCCGTATACGCGCGGTGCTGAACGCAGCCGTCTTCCGGAGGATATCGTTGCCGAAGTAACAGAGTTGGCGAATGAAGGCTTTAAAGAAATCACGCTGCTGGGACAGAATGTGAATGACTACGGCGTTGATTTGGGGAGTGTGACGTTTGCACAGTTACTGAAGCAAGTTGCAGAGCTTTCAGGAATTGAGCGCATTCGTTTTACCACCTCAAACCCGTGGAATTTTACGGACGAATTGATAGAGACCATCGCGCTGCATGACAATATTGTGGAACACATCCATCTTCCCATGCAGTCCGGCAACAATCAGGTCTTGAAGCGAATGAATCGTACTCATACCAGAGAGTACTATTTGGAATTGGTAGACAAAATCAGAACGAAGATTCCGAATGTAAGCTTGACTACCGATATCATTGTAGGGTTTCCCGGTGAAACTGAAGAACAGTTCCAGGAGACTTTGAGTCTGGTTAACCAAGTGCGCTTCGATAATGCGTTCACATTTATTTATTCGCCTCGTGAAAATACTCCGGCGGCAGGCTTCCATGATGACGTCACCATGGAAGAGAAGAAGCAACGATTGCAACGTCTAAACGACCTGCAATACGGTATTAGTCGAAACATAAATGAGAAACTGTCTGGTGAAATCGTTGAGGTGCTGGTAGAAGGCGAGAGCAAAACCAACCCCGATGTAATGGCCGGTCGTACGAGAACGAACAAGTTGGTCTTGGTCCCCGGTGATAAATCGCTTCGCGGCAGCTTGGTTCAGGTGAAGATTGTGGACCCGAAGACGTGGACGTTGATGGGGGAACTAGTCACCGGATTGAGCCCACAGGAGATTAAAGCAGACAGAGCAGAAACGGATCCAAACAGAGCAGAGACGGATCCAAACAGGGAGGCATTGGCATGA
- a CDS encoding GerAB/ArcD/ProY family transporter, translated as MTIVSRTQVVYLLFWTIMGTGILVMPTGIAHFTINDGWICASLTSIGLLITVIIAYAYSRTFENVNLAKSFKLAFGPIVGALVGIWYLIWLFVAICIIWREFNLFLEGTVYPKTALVVLAAALVIPISFGALHGLESLGRTAQFFAPLMFLGTVIPILLSLRYADFSQLSPSIADGWIPIFRGAILPNTTFMLQLIVILQVYTNLSQPKKIAVDVFLAGILIVVLSVIIEIISISVLGRNISYVTYTLLSVVRSIYLGEFVQRFDTLYIMGLLTTVYLKLTFYIYLTSLAITEVFNVTSYKTSVISLTIACWAGAILLIKDGTALSHYNLSTTPAYYIFTAIIIPCTTILVFRIRRRLATGPGP; from the coding sequence TTGACAATTGTTTCTCGTACACAAGTAGTTTATCTGCTCTTCTGGACCATTATGGGAACTGGCATCTTGGTTATGCCAACTGGTATTGCGCATTTCACCATTAATGACGGTTGGATTTGTGCATCGCTGACATCTATTGGACTCCTGATAACTGTTATCATCGCATACGCCTATTCGCGTACGTTTGAGAACGTTAACTTAGCGAAGAGTTTTAAATTGGCCTTTGGTCCTATTGTCGGGGCACTCGTTGGTATCTGGTATCTAATCTGGTTATTCGTGGCTATATGTATCATATGGCGCGAGTTTAACCTGTTCCTGGAAGGAACAGTCTATCCCAAGACTGCTCTCGTTGTACTTGCAGCCGCTTTGGTCATTCCCATTTCGTTTGGAGCCTTGCACGGATTAGAATCATTGGGTCGAACGGCACAATTTTTCGCGCCATTGATGTTTCTTGGAACGGTCATTCCGATACTACTCAGCCTTCGTTACGCTGACTTTTCCCAACTGTCACCTAGCATTGCCGACGGGTGGATCCCGATTTTTCGTGGTGCGATTCTTCCTAATACAACCTTTATGCTGCAACTCATTGTCATCTTACAAGTCTACACAAACCTGTCCCAGCCAAAAAAAATCGCCGTTGATGTCTTCCTTGCCGGCATCCTCATCGTCGTATTATCTGTCATCATAGAAATCATCAGTATATCCGTTCTCGGGAGAAATATCAGCTATGTCACCTATACGCTGCTTTCAGTAGTCCGGTCCATTTATCTGGGAGAGTTTGTACAACGTTTCGATACGCTCTATATTATGGGATTACTCACTACGGTTTACCTGAAATTGACCTTTTACATCTATCTCACCAGTTTAGCAATAACAGAAGTCTTTAATGTGACCAGTTACAAAACCTCTGTTATTTCGCTCACCATTGCCTGCTGGGCTGGAGCAATCCTGCTCATCAAGGACGGAACTGCTCTGAGCCACTACAACCTGTCTACAACGCCAGCCTATTACATCTTCACAGCAATCATCATTCCCTGCACCACCATCCTCGTCTTCCGGATCCGAAGGCGGTTAGCAACAGGACCCGGCCCGTAG
- a CDS encoding Ger(x)C family spore germination protein — MKVLRFGSMTALIAMSFLTTGCWDRIELNNRALVMASGVDLKDDGDLLLTDQVILPINLSKGLGTMRQQFITVSAPGHNILDAAQNMQTKLSRKYFLGHRRIVFIGEKLAKHGLSGIMDEFTRNPDVRLRSDVFVVENDTAEHALHIRSPLEQYPALAIMKSRKFVGGDIGTTLLPFLMASVHPTSSPTLPVLKIVPESPHSSKTTFQFMGRAVFNKQLKLVGYLDYSEAAYRFWIINTLSTYQATFKVNGAKESSPGKGYATIDFSKFHSRINPVFEKGRLHYTVTLTGTGILRESESNVKFASPAEIHSVERSAEKEIKGCVSDLIGKAQHQYHTDIFGFDLALAKKYPRKWDTVQKHWKQVFSEVPVQVNTQIKIQVVGQTSEGVVSPKETERGQW; from the coding sequence ATGAAGGTGTTGCGCTTCGGAAGTATGACTGCTCTCATTGCAATGAGTTTTCTTACAACTGGCTGCTGGGACCGGATTGAACTGAACAACAGGGCCCTGGTAATGGCTTCTGGTGTTGATTTGAAGGACGATGGAGACCTGTTGCTGACCGATCAGGTCATTCTCCCCATTAACTTGTCCAAGGGACTTGGGACAATGAGACAGCAATTTATCACTGTCTCGGCTCCAGGACACAACATCCTTGATGCAGCACAAAACATGCAGACGAAGTTGTCGAGAAAGTATTTTCTCGGGCACCGAAGAATTGTATTTATTGGTGAAAAACTGGCCAAACACGGACTCAGCGGCATTATGGATGAATTCACGAGAAATCCAGACGTCAGGCTGCGCAGTGATGTTTTTGTTGTCGAAAACGATACGGCAGAACACGCACTTCACATCCGGTCTCCATTAGAGCAGTACCCTGCACTAGCCATTATGAAAAGCCGGAAATTTGTCGGAGGGGATATTGGAACCACACTGCTCCCGTTTTTGATGGCTTCCGTGCATCCGACAAGCAGTCCAACGCTTCCTGTACTGAAGATCGTCCCCGAGTCCCCGCACTCGAGCAAGACCACATTTCAATTTATGGGTAGAGCTGTTTTTAACAAACAACTCAAGCTAGTTGGGTACCTGGATTACTCAGAAGCAGCGTATCGCTTCTGGATAATCAATACACTTAGCACGTACCAGGCCACCTTTAAGGTGAATGGAGCTAAGGAAAGTTCACCCGGCAAAGGATATGCTACCATTGACTTTTCTAAGTTTCACAGTCGTATCAATCCTGTATTTGAGAAGGGACGTTTGCATTACACTGTCACGCTCACAGGAACAGGGATACTGCGTGAATCCGAAAGTAACGTTAAGTTCGCCTCTCCCGCAGAAATTCATTCTGTTGAACGGAGCGCAGAAAAAGAAATCAAGGGGTGCGTAAGTGACCTGATAGGTAAAGCACAACATCAATACCATACTGATATTTTTGGATTCGATCTGGCTTTGGCAAAAAAATATCCCCGCAAGTGGGACACAGTACAAAAACACTGGAAGCAAGTCTTTTCCGAAGTTCCTGTTCAGGTAAATACCCAAATCAAGATACAGGTTGTCGGACAAACATCCGAAGGCGTTGTATCGCCGAAAGAAACAGAAAGGGGCCAGTGGTAA
- a CDS encoding class I SAM-dependent methyltransferase, with the protein MTIALDTKPGINHQRISDMLNRNIILAPWLSTEGKINRISKEQQELILALARRLNENRIRRIKMLVVDERMFVSEAYALYMHAEFLKSTAIYLSSMKLGTLRVTDEMIHVADRLLAEYLKNYGSDALVNNYMLIGSYEHGQLLEFYKKVPKEVYVSGRWHRPWTEFPLDGELDYAISQSAVKIDADGLVQLTDRGREIYQQVKQVLVNTGYLQQRARWMRISNFTNLEDYDEVIETLGPDAHTMRRKLIHMSGIKPGMRVLELGCGTGTLTFDDGLHQIVGATGSIVGVDLSAGMLARAEVKRKRLGIENVKFVQSDAENLPFKFQEFDAVVGFGFLHFTNIPKVLHEVVRVSKRGAPFVTMFPLQFPASQDFFQEWFGDLLAIQEQEDSNVLLHSDEALESVGDFFRDFETFTTEARIPYDNPAMVVKFFVEVANFFDGALSRFPWRARQEKINELIERGEVIVAKYGRRNLVSKHAMQWIRAVNS; encoded by the coding sequence ATGACGATTGCCTTAGACACAAAACCTGGAATAAATCATCAACGCATATCCGATATGCTCAACCGCAATATTATTTTGGCACCCTGGCTCTCTACTGAGGGAAAGATAAACCGGATTAGCAAAGAACAACAGGAACTGATACTGGCACTTGCCAGGAGATTAAATGAAAACCGGATACGCAGAATTAAAATGCTGGTTGTCGATGAGCGGATGTTCGTATCTGAAGCGTATGCGCTCTATATGCATGCTGAGTTTCTTAAATCCACGGCAATATATCTGTCCTCCATGAAGCTCGGTACACTTCGGGTTACTGATGAGATGATCCACGTTGCAGACAGACTTCTCGCTGAATACTTGAAGAACTACGGTTCCGATGCTTTAGTGAACAATTACATGCTGATTGGCAGTTATGAACACGGTCAGTTGCTGGAATTCTATAAAAAGGTCCCGAAAGAGGTCTATGTCTCTGGGCGATGGCATCGCCCCTGGACAGAGTTTCCACTCGATGGAGAATTGGACTATGCAATCAGTCAGAGTGCAGTGAAGATCGACGCAGACGGGCTTGTTCAACTTACGGATCGCGGGAGGGAAATATATCAACAAGTGAAGCAGGTTCTTGTTAATACTGGGTATCTCCAGCAGCGCGCAAGATGGATGCGGATCTCCAATTTCACAAACTTGGAGGATTATGACGAGGTCATTGAAACCTTGGGTCCAGATGCTCACACAATGAGACGAAAACTGATTCACATGTCGGGAATCAAACCAGGTATGAGAGTTCTTGAGTTAGGATGTGGTACAGGAACGCTCACTTTTGATGACGGATTACACCAAATTGTCGGGGCGACAGGAAGTATTGTCGGCGTAGACTTGTCAGCCGGCATGTTAGCTCGGGCTGAGGTGAAGCGGAAACGACTAGGAATTGAAAACGTTAAGTTCGTACAATCAGACGCAGAAAATTTGCCTTTTAAATTTCAAGAATTTGATGCAGTGGTGGGCTTTGGATTCTTGCATTTTACCAACATACCCAAGGTTTTGCACGAAGTGGTTCGGGTATCAAAACGAGGTGCCCCGTTTGTTACAATGTTTCCCCTGCAATTTCCAGCTTCTCAAGACTTCTTTCAGGAATGGTTTGGTGACTTGCTTGCAATACAGGAACAGGAAGACAGCAATGTTTTGTTACATTCAGATGAAGCTTTAGAAAGTGTGGGTGATTTCTTCCGGGATTTCGAAACGTTCACTACGGAAGCTAGAATCCCTTATGACAATCCGGCAATGGTAGTGAAGTTCTTTGTCGAAGTAGCAAACTTCTTTGATGGAGCGCTGTCACGATTTCCTTGGCGGGCGCGCCAAGAGAAAATCAATGAATTGATTGAAAGAGGCGAGGTTATTGTTGCCAAGTACGGTCGACGAAACCTTGTTTCAAAACACGCAATGCAGTGGATTAGAGCGGTCAATTCGTGA
- a CDS encoding YlbF family regulator: MTYESVAEKTSEIAESIAGSKAAREYWKAREKMESHRRAQQLFEELKLKTNSYMILAQQLPETHPKVMLAKLEMDEIEEQLRKIPVAIQYKEAQADVNEMTQMVISTLLVRLQDVLPVERGPRQGCGQGHGGQGCDCQS; encoded by the coding sequence ATGACATATGAAAGTGTGGCTGAAAAGACAAGCGAGATTGCTGAGTCTATCGCAGGTTCAAAAGCCGCGCGGGAATACTGGAAAGCTCGTGAGAAGATGGAGTCTCACCGTCGAGCGCAGCAGTTGTTTGAGGAACTAAAACTCAAAACCAACTCCTATATGATTTTGGCGCAACAGTTACCGGAGACACACCCAAAAGTCATGTTGGCGAAATTGGAAATGGATGAAATTGAGGAGCAACTGCGGAAAATCCCTGTTGCCATTCAATATAAGGAAGCTCAGGCTGATGTGAACGAAATGACGCAGATGGTTATCTCAACACTGCTGGTCCGTCTTCAGGATGTCCTGCCTGTCGAACGCGGTCCGAGACAAGGATGTGGTCAGGGCCACGGCGGTCAGGGTTGCGACTGCCAATCGTAA
- a CDS encoding YheC/YheD family protein: MRACLCSTNHGAFDKAEIYRVISRSSASGYLPETYLALNQGAFREMLSRHSSIYLKPRGGSIGQGMVRIDARADGYDISVLKDHETKVYQATNLEAAWSSVNQHRMPGGQYLIQAAKPLLKWQGRPCDFRTLLQKYGAHWRVVGIGVRVAGEGVITTHVPNGGSIVAANEVLQSSFKSRAGDVERELRRAVLQSADAIDLYYDRKLGEMSMDMAIEDTGRVWFLEANSKPMKFDEKSIRKESLEGVILHLEELQQDKRAVQKAALTRPDSHQ, from the coding sequence ATGCGTGCATGCCTGTGTTCAACCAATCATGGTGCGTTTGATAAGGCGGAGATCTATCGGGTTATTTCCAGGTCGTCCGCATCCGGTTATTTGCCAGAGACATATTTAGCGCTCAACCAGGGAGCATTTCGTGAAATGCTAAGCCGTCATTCTTCGATTTACTTAAAGCCGCGGGGGGGAAGTATCGGTCAAGGAATGGTAAGGATTGACGCGCGGGCGGATGGTTATGATATTTCGGTTTTAAAAGACCACGAAACAAAAGTGTATCAGGCGACGAATCTTGAAGCGGCTTGGAGTTCAGTAAACCAGCATCGGATGCCAGGCGGACAGTACCTAATCCAGGCGGCGAAACCCCTGCTCAAATGGCAAGGCAGACCTTGTGACTTTCGTACGCTGCTGCAGAAATACGGTGCTCATTGGCGTGTTGTGGGTATTGGCGTGAGAGTGGCAGGAGAAGGTGTCATTACGACTCACGTTCCCAACGGCGGGAGCATTGTAGCTGCAAATGAAGTGTTGCAGTCCAGTTTTAAATCGCGTGCGGGGGACGTTGAACGCGAACTGAGAAGAGCTGTATTGCAATCCGCAGACGCCATTGATTTGTATTATGACCGCAAACTTGGTGAAATGTCTATGGATATGGCGATTGAAGACACGGGTCGAGTCTGGTTCCTGGAAGCCAATTCCAAACCAATGAAGTTCGATGAAAAGAGTATCCGAAAAGAGTCCCTGGAAGGTGTCATTCTACATCTTGAGGAGCTTCAGCAGGACAAACGGGCAGTCCAAAAGGCTGCGCTCACGCGTCCAGACTCTCATCAATGA
- a CDS encoding spore germination protein, translated as MSYRGFFNVFSHQKLRHRGLEPQNDDLSGVLDKNIDWIEEKVKSVSGNAADIVFRRVELAKNSQLLIIYVTGLVDTKTLNETVLKPLVIDGPSAARSRWMPNGVFEFVTKQLVPIANVKNVNTLGGVIDGLLTGHVAIIGGGTRTALLAEMAGWPVRPIEESQSEPSVQGPHEAFNETLRDTTALIRRRLRDARLRTEAMIIGESSKTDVAILYLSGVAEDSVLEEVHQRLKNIRLSSVFDAHYIEEFLEDSPLSPYPQVQNTERPDVVAAALLEGKIAIAVDGTPTVLLVPMTFWNGFQAPDDYYQRPVYVTLIRWVRFIMLNLSIFLTPVYVALTSFHPQMLPTNLLITFAASHNGSPFPVVLEAFMMEIIFEGLREAGVRLPKAVGSAVSIVGGLVVGQAAVEAGIVSAPTVIVVAMSGIASFTIPRYNFGFSYRILRFFVLLLAGTVGLYGITLSFIVILTHQLNLRSFGVPYMSPLSPRNPKQLLDVLIRAPRRYLPQRNRPHQDNPGAKRRPNSSGADST; from the coding sequence ATGAGTTACAGAGGCTTTTTCAATGTTTTCAGCCATCAAAAGCTTCGACATCGCGGACTAGAGCCGCAAAACGATGACTTGTCCGGTGTACTGGATAAGAATATCGATTGGATTGAAGAAAAAGTAAAAAGCGTATCGGGCAATGCCGCTGACATTGTCTTTCGACGAGTGGAGCTGGCCAAAAATTCTCAGCTTCTCATTATCTATGTAACGGGACTTGTGGACACAAAAACATTAAACGAAACTGTCCTGAAGCCTCTGGTCATTGATGGCCCGTCAGCCGCACGGAGCAGATGGATGCCTAACGGCGTTTTTGAATTCGTCACCAAACAACTCGTTCCCATTGCCAACGTGAAGAATGTCAATACACTTGGAGGTGTGATTGATGGACTGTTAACGGGGCATGTTGCCATAATCGGAGGTGGAACGCGCACCGCCCTCTTAGCAGAGATGGCTGGGTGGCCTGTACGACCCATTGAAGAATCACAGTCCGAACCCTCGGTACAGGGGCCTCATGAAGCTTTCAACGAAACGTTGAGAGATACGACAGCACTGATTCGAAGGCGATTGCGCGATGCTCGGCTCAGAACCGAAGCTATGATAATTGGTGAAAGTTCCAAGACGGATGTCGCCATCTTGTATTTGAGCGGTGTTGCGGAAGATTCGGTACTTGAAGAAGTCCATCAGCGCTTAAAGAACATCCGTCTTTCGTCGGTGTTCGACGCGCATTACATCGAAGAGTTTCTTGAAGACTCACCATTGTCTCCCTATCCTCAAGTGCAAAACACAGAACGTCCTGATGTCGTGGCTGCGGCGCTGCTTGAAGGCAAGATTGCCATTGCGGTTGATGGAACTCCAACCGTACTGCTTGTCCCCATGACCTTTTGGAACGGGTTTCAGGCGCCTGACGACTATTATCAACGTCCCGTCTACGTCACCCTCATTAGATGGGTCCGTTTTATCATGCTGAATCTGTCCATTTTCCTTACACCCGTTTATGTGGCTCTGACCAGCTTCCATCCGCAAATGCTTCCGACCAATTTGCTGATTACTTTTGCAGCATCTCATAATGGCAGTCCCTTTCCCGTTGTTCTGGAAGCCTTCATGATGGAGATTATCTTTGAAGGACTGCGTGAAGCAGGCGTTCGTCTTCCAAAAGCTGTTGGCTCCGCCGTAAGTATCGTCGGCGGTTTGGTTGTTGGACAAGCTGCCGTGGAGGCTGGGATTGTTTCGGCACCAACGGTTATTGTCGTGGCCATGTCCGGCATTGCATCGTTTACAATTCCTAGGTACAACTTCGGTTTTTCTTATCGAATCCTGCGGTTTTTTGTATTGCTGTTAGCTGGAACGGTCGGGTTGTACGGAATTACGCTCAGTTTTATTGTGATACTCACGCATCAACTAAACCTGCGTTCGTTCGGTGTTCCATACATGTCTCCCCTGTCCCCAAGAAACCCCAAACAACTACTCGACGTGTTAATACGAGCACCGCGCAGGTATTTGCCGCAGAGAAACCGGCCACATCAGGACAATCCGGGTGCCAAGCGTCGACCTAACAGTTCGGGGGCGGACTCAACATGA